A window of Cellulomonas fimi contains these coding sequences:
- a CDS encoding ABC transporter permease, whose amino-acid sequence MGAALRTEYRKLVTTRLWWVLLLAMVGYMAFIAPVMAFVVTQGGDMGTVPGGEGGGPLPADAIVRTVYTIAVTLGYTFPLVVGTLAVTTEFRHQTITPTLLAEPRRSVVLGAKLLAGAVLGLVFGVVGTATVAGAGALVVSLAGQPTYLDLASTWRVLALSAVALALWAVVGVGFGSVLTNQVAAIVVILAFTQFLEPLLRFGLAATSWGDGIARFFPGAAAEALSGGSLYAEMGATQLLSPVQGAAVLIGYALLFAAIGRFTTFRRDIT is encoded by the coding sequence ATGGGCGCGGCACTGAGGACCGAGTACCGCAAGCTCGTCACGACCCGCCTGTGGTGGGTCCTGCTGCTCGCGATGGTCGGCTACATGGCGTTCATCGCCCCCGTCATGGCGTTCGTCGTCACGCAGGGCGGCGACATGGGCACCGTCCCGGGCGGCGAGGGCGGCGGCCCCCTGCCGGCCGACGCGATCGTCCGCACCGTCTACACGATCGCGGTCACGCTCGGCTACACGTTCCCGCTCGTCGTGGGGACCCTCGCGGTCACGACGGAGTTCCGGCACCAGACGATCACGCCGACCCTGCTGGCCGAGCCGCGCCGCAGCGTCGTGCTCGGCGCCAAGCTCCTCGCGGGCGCGGTGCTCGGCCTCGTCTTCGGCGTCGTGGGCACGGCGACCGTCGCGGGCGCCGGTGCGCTGGTCGTGTCCCTCGCGGGCCAGCCGACGTACCTCGACCTCGCGTCGACATGGCGGGTGCTGGCGCTGTCCGCGGTGGCGCTGGCCCTGTGGGCCGTCGTGGGCGTCGGGTTCGGCAGCGTCCTGACCAACCAGGTCGCGGCGATCGTCGTGATCCTCGCGTTCACGCAGTTCCTCGAGCCGCTGCTGCGGTTCGGGCTCGCCGCGACGTCATGGGGTGACGGCATCGCGCGGTTCTTCCCCGGGGCCGCGGCCGAGGCGCTGTCCGGCGGGAGCCTGTACGCCGAGATGGGGGCGACCCAGCTGCTCAGCCCCGTGCAGGGTGCGGCCGTCCTGATCGGGTACGCGCTGCTCTTCGCGGCGATCGGGCGGTTCACGACGTTCCGCCGCGATATCACCTGA